The stretch of DNA AGTCGGAAGCACATCGATGCACTTCCCATTGGGTGCGCCATCGGTGGTGTCCACGTAGGCGATGTCCGGACCTCCCAGGTTCGGATTCGGGCTCGGCGTCAATGGGCAGAAGAGCTGCCGGAGGGTCCGGGTGACGGGCACGCCGCTGACGGTGTCGACCCCCACCGCCACCGGAAAACTCCCCAGCACCGGCAAGCGGAACACGCCGGCGAACGGGATCTTCCTTCCGCTGTGCCCGACGACGAAGTCGCCTTCCACGGTGCCGTAGGGGAGGTTGTGGAGGAGGGCCGGCGCGAAGTCCATCTGGCCGCTGAAGCGGCCCTTCATCACCACCAGCTCGGGACCATCCACCGGGTTGTCGCCCTGGACGACTACGGTGAAGTCCCCGTCAAATATCCCGAGTCCGGTCGTTCCGCTCACGCGGTTGGACCCAACGGCGTTGATCCAGCACGTTCCCTTCGCCGCCGTCGCCGCGGCTGACGGACACAGCGGCGTGCCGACCTTCGCAAAACCCACCAACGCCGAGGTCGCCACGCGCTGGACGATCTTCCCGCGTGTGAGCTTCATGTTCTCCGTGAGCTCATACAGGGTCGCGTCTTGAGCTGCGGCCCAGCCTGCGCTCATCACCAGCGCGACCGACAGGACGAGAAGTACTCGGACGGAGATGCCGAGCCAGCGCACGTCGACGGTCTTCATGACCCTGCCCTCCTTCGTGCCTCTCCCCCGAGGAGCAGGGTTCGACCCGCCCCTCTTCCTTCGGCAGCCCGGCCGTCAGGGCCTCGAGCCCTGACCCGCGGCTTTGCGTCCCAGCCTCGCGGCTGGTTTGCCCTTGTCGGAAAGAGGTCTACCTGGGAACAGAGCAACGAGTGGGCCAGGCTGGTAAGCCCGTGATTCTGTGGCATTTGTCCGAGGAGGACCCGGGGGAGATGATCAAAACCTTACCGGCAGTGGTCTGTTCCTCCCCGGGCTTCCTTGACCAGGCCAGCCCCGCCACGACTCAGGCCTGTGCTCCCGTCGCGTGCTGTTCGGAAAATGAGATGCAGCCTGGCAGGTGGGATGATGGTGAGCGATCTGACAGGAGGGGAAATGAGCCGTCTTCTGTTCGTCGTGTCTCGAGCGGAACCGAAGCGTTACGAGTACCTCAGGACCGCGTTCGCCGGGGAAGAGGCGGTGGAGATCGTCTTCGATCGCCGAGTCGGCCAGCGCCGGCAGCGCCCAATTCCCTACGAGGAGGACCGCCGCCGTGGCGAACGGCGGGCCCGGGACCTCAGCCACGAGCTCGACCGGCTCGGCTACGCGCTCATCAGACGGTATACGCCTTGACGGCGCCTCAATGACAGAGGGCGCGCCGCAATGCCTACTGGGGTGTCACGAACTGGGGCGGGCCGCTGGGCGCCGAGGACGGCATCGGAGAGTGAAGGGGAGGCATCGCCAGGGGCGGGCCCGGCGCGCCGGCCGGGGGTGCGGTCGCCAGACCCGCGGAACGGGGCTTCCCCGGATCCCGCAGGCGGACGTCCACCGGGCCGTCTGGCCGAGTGATCACGACACGATCGGCATCGATCCTCTGTAGAGTTCCACCGATCAGCGCATCCCCGACGCGATACCCCGCCAGCCGCCTGGTGACTGGATCCTCGAAGTAGGCAACTCGCGCGGTCTTGGTGAGGACGATCCCGTAGAGGTATGGGCGCGGGAACGACAGGACCCCGGCGGTCGGATTCTGCAACGTCTCCGTCCGGCTCGGGCTGAAGAGATTGTGGCGGGCGATGCCCTCGTACCCGCTCATCGACTCCCGTCGGGCCACGACGGTGGTCGTGGCGAGCCGCGACACCGCCACCGGTATCTGGCGAGGGGCGGACGCCTCGATGGGCGTCATGAGCTGCCGCGCGATATAGACCGCGAAGGCAAGGGCGGCCGCCAGGAGGAGCGCGTTCAACACCAACAGCCGCCTGGACATCGAGACGCCCCCCCAAGGGGGCAGACCGGGCCAGGACACGCGGGGTCCGGTTGCGAGGGCAGCACGGAGACGCGAGATCTGGCGGCTCGGCCAGTTCAACTCACCGAGTCCACGGAGAAGGCTGAGCATGGTGATGGCGCCCGGGGATCTGGCAATGAGCACAAGCGGTGCCAGTCCTGAAAGGGGCGGTGAGTCCAGGACTTAGAGGTAAGTCGGCGCCGGTGGGTGCCGCTCGTGCGTGACAGCGCGGCTCAAGCCGTGACGAGGGGTGTCAGCGCGCGAACAGCTCAGGCGCTGCGTAGCCAGCGCGCCTTGTCTTCAAGGCCTTGAAGGGCGCGAGCAACGGGCTCCAGGAGTCGTTTCAGCTCTTCCAGGCTCCCCCCGAGGACGGCCCGCTGCGCGTGCAGCGCTTCGTTCTCTGCGCGGAGCACGCCGATCGCCTGGCCCAGGGCGGCGAGGTCCACCCGGAGTTTTTGACATTCTTGGGCGGCCGCTTCGGCTCTCGTTCGCATCCGCTCATGCTCGTCGAGCAGCCTCGGAATGACCTCGCCCAGCAGACGCTGGCCCTCGTGCCTCCACCGATCGAGCCGCCGCTGAGCCTCAACTCCTCCAATGTCCGCATCCGTGTCTGGCCCCTCTCCGCTGCCAGGAGCGTCGGAGCGTTCACGCGTCGGTCCACCTCCCGCGGTCTGCGGCTGTGCAGGAACCACGAGGCAGGGGCGGGCGTTCAGATCCTCCCAGAACTTCAGGGGACGGCGACGATCATTCCGGCGCCGGTCCGGCTCGTACGGATGGGCGCGCTGCCGGCGCTCTCCCTGCCGCCGATCGGCCAGGATCAGAATCGTTTCGTCATCGGCGAAGCGGTCCTGGGCGGCGCGGAGGACATCGGGCCGATCACGCGCCACGATGAACAGGTATGCGGCCGAATTCGACGGATCGTCTCTTGGGCTCACGGCTCAGTTCTGAGGTCCCCAGGCGTTCGAATGATCTCACGGCCCCGCCTGGCGGGCAATGCGCCGATGCCCGAGCCGGTCACCACCGCCACCGCGATGTCGTGCGCGCCCGGCACGAATGGACACGCTGACACAGAAAGCTGCCGTCCCCGGGAGGAACTCCTTTTGGACGAGCGACTCGGTGGCCAGCGGGATTGGAAGCAATTGGACGAGATCCCAAGGGCCGCGGGGATATTCGCTCACGTAGCTGGTCAGCGCGCGCCGTGGTCCGATTGTTGCTGTCATGCGAGATTCGGGGCTCGCCGCCCACCGGGCGGGCGCCGAGTAAATGCGGATGCGGAACCCGAGGCGTGATATCCACCGGCGCAATCCTCGTCGCTCTGTTCAGCGCGGAACGGCTCGCTGCGCGCACGCGGCCGGCCACCGCGGCGGATCGGGCACGGGCCGCTGCCGAGCCTCGCGGCACCGGTGATGTGATCGTGCGCCAGGGAATATGTATCGGTCCCTTCCAGTGGTCAGGCTGATCAACAGATCCGGAGGAGTTCAGATGCCGGCGCCCGAACCCCGGCCCGGGAAGCTCACACTGCAGCAAGCCGCCTCGGTGGTGTTCGCGCTGATCTCGGTCCTGCCGCTGTTGGTCTTCGCCTACAGCCTCTACGCGCTCAAGGCCATCAACATGGTCGAGTACGAGATCGGGCTCGGGTTGGCCCTGGCCGTGGCCCTGCTGGGTTTCTACATCTTCAGGGTGCTCATGACGCGCGTGGCCGAGCTAATTCGAGCCGTCAGTCAGATGGCTACGCACGTTCCCGTCACCGGTCCCGACGAGCAAGTGCGGGTGCCGGGGATGGGCGTGATCCAGGAGTTCAACGAGATGGCTGACCTGGTCCACCAGCTCTGGAAGGACGAGGCGGAACTCCACATGGGCCAGCGCGTGCTCGTGTCGGTCAGGAATGCGACCGCGCCCATCCCCGGGAGTCTGGTCCGGGCGACGGACGACGGCCTCGTTCTCGAGACCGGTGAGCAGCAGACCGCCATCAGTTACCGCCGGATTCTGGCGATCGAAGCCGATGGGCTCCCCTCGGCCGGCGCCCGCTCCGCGGTCCCCCCCGGCACACCTGCGAGCGCCCCCACGACCGCCCAGCCGATCCGTTGAGCGCGCGCGTGATGTCGTTCAGGCGAGGCACCAGCGTGCCACGGTGACAGGAAGATTCCTGCCAGTTTTGCCACTCCCGGGTCTCGTCTCGGCCCTTATCCCCACGCAGTTAGTGCCTTCCGGGGGCTGGCACGCGCTATGCCTCCGAGGTGTGGAAGCGATGAAGATGCTCGGACTGGCGCTGGTCACTGCGCTCCTGTTCGTCGCCGCCCTGATCGGGCGCGACCTCAAACGCGAAAGGGCCGCCTCGCGCCCCCGGACTTCGACCGATCCCCGTCCTGAACACCCCTGGCGGATCGGCATCACCGCCGACGCCGACCAAGTCGGCACGCCGCGCTGACCACGTCGTTGGTGGCCATCCAGGTCCGCCGTCGATGATCGGCCGCGCACGAAGGCTCATGCCGCGCGTCCATCTGCCCCTGCGACGGCTGGCGATGTGCCTCGATTGCGACGAATGTTTCGAGATCGGCGTATCGACATGCCCCGCTTGCGGGAGCAAGACCTGGACCTCGCTCTCCCGGTTTTTCGAGTTGGCGCCGTCGGGCCCGCTCCGCGGACTCGTTCGCGGGACCAGCGACAAGGAGGCGACGCCGAGCCGACAGGAGGCCGAGCGCGAGATCGCGCGAAACCTGTTCATCGTCGCCCACAACCGCACGAAGCTCTACGAGTACGCCAAGCGAGCCTTCTCCGGCAACAGCACGGTCCGGATCATCCTCGATCGCCGGAGCGGGGAGCGGCGCCAGCGTCAGGGATCCCAGACCCCCGACCGGCGCCGCGGCGATCGGCGTGGGCGCTTCGACGTCAACAACCAGCTCCGGGCGCTGGGCTGGGCGATCGTCCTGCAGGACCTCATGAATTACCGGCGCCAGACCTCCCGCGAATCGCGCTAGGTGGTTGGCCGCCCGCCTAGTGCCGTTCCAACTTGTTGATACTAAATCTGTCCACGAACGACGTACACGGTGCCTTCCTAGGCGCGAATAGTTGGAACGGCACTAGCCCAACTTCCGGAGTTCTCCCAACTGCGGAAGTTGGGCTACCCCTGCGGGACGGGAGTTCGGCGCGTCACGATCGCCCAACCGAGCGCGCGCAGCGACGCGTCGACGTCGTGCTCGCGCCGATCTCGTTCGACCGCCGGGACCACCCTCGGCGAGGCTCGCTCGCCCTGGCGGCGGTCGAGGACGATCTCGACGTGCGCGTTTTCCTCGAAGATCTGCCGGAGATGGGTGCACAGGAAGGACTCGCGCCGGGAGACGATGATGAGGAGGCAGTCGCGACCCTCACCCATCACATCCAGGCTGCGCGCCCCGTTCACGCCGGAATAGCGACCTTCTTCAAGAGCTCGATGTCATCGAGGGCCTTCCCGGTCCCCAGCGCCACACACGAGAGCGGATCATCGGCCACCATCACCGGCAGATGCGTTTCCTGCTGCAACAGCCGATCCAAGCCCCGCAGGAGGGCGCCCCCGCCCGTCAGCACCACGCCCTTCTCGATGATGTCGGCGGCGAGTTCCGGCGGCGTCCGCTCCAGGCAGGTGCGGACCGTCTCCACGATGGTCATCACCGGCTCGCGCAGCGCCTCCCGGATCTCATCATCCGTGATGACGATCGTCTTCGGGATCCCGTCGATGAGGTCGCGGCCCTTGACGTCCATGGTGCGTCGTTCGCCGCCGACCGGATAGGCCGAGCCGAGTGCGATCTTGATCTCCTCCGCGCGGCGCTCGCCCACCAGGAGGTTGTAGTGCTTCTTGATGAACTGGACGATCGCCTCGTCCATCTCGTCGCCGGCGATCCGGACCGAGTTGCAGTACACGGTGCCCGACAGCGAGATGACGGCCACCTCGGTCGTCCCACCGCCGATGTCGACGATCAGGTTGCCGCCGGGCTCGTGAATCGGCAGGCCGGCCCCGATCGCCGCGGCCGTCGGCTCCTCGATGAGGTACACCTCCCGAGCCCCGGCCTGGAGAGCCGAGTCCCGGACCGCCCGCTTCTCCACCTGGGTGATGCCTGACGGGACCCCGATGACGACCCGGGGTCGGCCGAGCGCCCGGGCCCCCCGGCGCGTCTTCGAGATGAAGTACTTCAGCATCTTCTCCGTGACGTCGAAGTCGGCGATGACCCCGTCCTTCAAGGGCCGGATGGCCAGGATGTACCCCGGCGTCCGGCCGAGCATGGCCTTGGCCTCGCGCCCCACCGCGATCACGGCGTGGTCCGTCTGACGCATCGCGACGATGGAGGGTTCGTTGAGGACGATCCCAGCGCCCCGCACGAACACTAGGGTGTTGGCCGTCCCGAGGTCGATCGCTAGGTCGGTCGAGAACATCCCGAGTAGCTGGCTGGCGAGCATCACTACGCCTCCCCGTGGGTTAGCTTTACCGCCGGTCAGCAACATCCGCGCCACCCCCGGCCGGTCATCGAAAGCGCCCGATTCAAAAGAGCACCACGTTCCCACAATTTACGCGTGAGTGATCGACAGATGACAGCGTGACGTTCGTCGGACACCAGCGGCGGCAGGCGCCCTCCGACGCCCAGGGAAAGCCGACCCCGACCCGGATCGAGCAGGGCGACGACCCTGGCCCGGGCCGCCGATCCTGGGCCCCGAGAGCCGGCCCGCCGGCCCTGCCGGGCTCGGGGGAGGCCCGCGACCCGGGACTCGGTGCGGCAACTGTCCGCCGCCGGTTCAGGAGTGTCCCCGGCCTCGCTCGGGGAGAGCCGGGGGGCGGCAAAGGAGACGAAGATCGCGACGGGGAGCCCGATCGGCGTTTCACCGGTCCGGCCCCGGCCCGGCCCCGGCCCGGCGCCGACCGCCGGAGCCGCCCGCTGGACTAATCGACCACCGCGACCATCTGGATCTCGATCAGTTGCTCGGGCTCGCCGAGCTCCACGACGGCGAGGTTGGTCGAGGTCGGCTTGTGGTTGTAGGGCGCGAAGTACGAGTTGATGACCGCGCTGGCCTTGCCGATGTCGCCGATCCGGGGCCGGGCGCGGAAGACGAAGACGTGCACCACGTCTTTGAACGTCGCCCCCGCCGCTTCGAGGGTCTGCTTGATCCCCTCCATGGCCATTCGGGTCTGGGTCTCGAGGTCGTTCACGAAGTACTTGCCGATCTCCTCGCGCCGGTGCGGGTGGTGGTGATACACGGGCAAAGCGGTTGTCCCCGAGAGCCAGAGGATCTTTCCGCTCTTGATCTTGAGGGCGGGGACGAACGGCATGAACACCGTCCGGTCGTAGTTCGGGTGGTGGATCACCTCCATGTGCTGGTTCTGAGCCGCCGCCGGCGCCGGCCAGAGCGCCGGCGCGGCGAGACCGAGGGCCATCATGCCAACGACGCAGGTGTGGCGGAGGCTTCTCTCGCTCATCGTGTCTCTCCTCTCTCGTCGTCCCAGCGGTCCAACCTTTCATACGAGCAGTCCCGCGATGATGCCGGTCAGAAAGACGCCGTCGAACGTGCCGGCGCCGCCGATGGCGATGAAGGGGGCGCCCAGTTCCGTGATCTTTCCGAGGTTCAGGAGGTCGGCACCGACCAGCGCCCCCATCGACCCCGAGACATACGCCACCGGCGGGGCTCGCCGGAACGCCAGCACCAGGCTCACCGCGGCGGCGGTCAGCGGAGGGACGAACATCGGCACCACGATGCCCACGCCCGGCACGACCTGCGCCAGACTGTGGACGACGGCGGCCACGATCGCCACGCCGACGAGCATTCGGAAGCGCAGGTTGAAGCGCAGGAACAGATAGACCGACAACAGGAGAGGCAGGAGCGCTCCTCCGAGGTTGATGGCGACGACCGTCGTGCCGCTCTCGAGCTGCGGCGGCGCGAGGTACGTTCGGCCGAACATCGTGATCTCCTGCGGAGGGTTCAGACGCTGAACCGGGACCGCGTAAAGCGGGATGTTCACGTAGCTGCCGAGGAGCGACAGCAGCAGCACGAGCAGCATGTACCGGGGTCGCACTCCGATCTTGTGATAGGCGTAGGCGAGGATGCGCACCTCGACCATGAAGACCAGCAGGGCCAGGAGCCCCAGAAAGGCGAGGAAGAGAAACGGCAGCGCCAGCGGCAAGATCACATGCGGCCTCCCGGCGAATCCCGGTCCAGTGCAGGCCAGCCCCAGGGTGGGGCGAGATTAGTCCCGAGAGCGCAAGGCGGTCAACAGGAGCCGTGAGAAGGGGCCGGGCGTGGGCGTCCCCCGCTTCTTGCCAGCCCGCGCCGGGGCCTGAGATAATCTCCCGCCATGAAGCGATTGCTCGTCCTCCCATCGCTGGTCGTCCTGACGCTGGCTGCGGGCTGCGCGCTCAAGGCCGGCCATCTCTTCCCCTCGCCGGCGCCGGCGTCGATCATGATCGGGACGACCGATCGGGCATTCCTGGAGCGCACGTTCGGAGCGCCGTACCAGGTCGGGATCGACAGCGGGGACCCGACCTGGCGCTGGTTTTATCTCGAGCGGCGGGCCGGGGGAGAACTGACCAAAGACCTCACCGTTCGCTTCAACCCCAACGGCACGGTGAAGTCCTACTCCTTCACGTCGAACTTCCCCGAGGACATGAGCAGGCTCAGGTAGCGGCGCCGCCGCATGAGGCGTCCCCGATACAGCATCCGTCGCGCCACCCGGCGGGACGTGCCGACCATCTTCGCGCTGATCCGCGGTCTCGCGGAGTACGAGCGTCTGGCCCACGCGATGGAGGCGACGGCCGACCGCATCCGCCGTCACGGCTTCGGAGACCGGCGCTACTTCGAAACGCTCATCTGCCGGCGCGGGCGCCGCGCCATCGGCTTCACGCTCTACTTCTTCACCTACTCGACCTTCATGGGGCGCCCCACCCTCTACATCGAAGACCTGTTCGTGCTGCCCGAGGAGCGCAGGCGGGGCGCGGGAAAGGCGCTGCTGGCCGCCCTGGCGCGCCTCGCGGTGCGGCGCGGCTGCGGCCGGATGGAATGGACGGTGCTCGACTGGAACACCCCGGCGATCCGCTTCTACCAGCGGCTCGGCGCGGGGCTTCGCCGCGAGTGGATCCTCGCCCGCCTGGCCGGCGCGCCGCTGCGGCGGCTGGCGCGGTGAGGCGGAGCCTGATCCTCCCCCGCGTCGGTCGTCAGTGATGGCGCCGCAGCAGCGCGACGCCGATCAGCATCAGGAGCAGGGCCAGGACGCCGGCGAACAGGCGTGAACGGCCGCCGGCGAGGAATCCGCTCAGGAACGGGCCGAGAAAGATCCCGGCATCCACCCCGACGCGGTAGAGCGCGGTGCGCCAACCGATGTGGTCGGCCGGCGTCTCGCGCCTCAGCAAGCTGAGCGGCAGCGTCCAGGCGGCCATCCCGACGCCGAAGAGCGCGCATCCCGCCACCAGAGCGGCGAAGCCGCCAAACGCGATCAGCCCCTCACCGGCACCGAAGACGAGGAGCATCAGTCCCAGGACGCGCGCCGCGCCCCGGCGGTCGGCGAGCATCCCCGCCGGCAGCAGGCAGACGATGTCGCAGATCTGTACGATCATCAGCAGCCGCGCGATGCCGGTCCGCGCCAGACCGAACTCGCGATCCGCCCGCAGCGGGACGATGAATTGCTCGAGCGTCGAGTACGACGTGGCGATCGCGCTGCCGGCGGTGAAGGCCAGCACGACCAGCGCCGTGATGGGCGCCGACGCCGACCGGGCGGGGCGCGCGAAGAGGGGGCGGGTGGCCCCCGGCGGCTCGGCCGGCAGCGCCGCCAGTACGAACGGCACCATGAGGAGCCCCAGGGCCTGCGGCGCGCAGATGAGCAGCAGCGCCACGTTCCACGGCAGATCCGCCGGCAAGAGCCCGAGCAGGACGGTCCCGCCGAGGATCCCGAGCATCGCCGACAGCTCGAAGGCGCTGAGCGCGGAGGCCAGGCCGCCGCCTGACTGGTAGCGGAGAATCGCCGTGAGCCCGGCCACGATGCTGAGCGCGTGGCCGACGCCCATGAGCGCGCGGCCCAGCACCAGCACCGCGAACGGCCCGCCGCCGGCGAGGCAGAGCACGCCCACCCCCAGCAGCAGGGGCGACAGCACGAGCGCCCGCCGCAGGTGATGGGTGATGAACAGGCCCACCGGGATGTCCGCGATCATCCGCGCGAAGCCGAACGCTCCGGCCAGCGCGCCGAGCTGCCAGTCGGCCAGAGCGGCGCTGCGCCCGAGGTCGGGGAGCAGCGCCGGGAACGCTCCCTGCCAGAAAATGCCGGTGAACATCGTGGCGCACAGCAGGGCGATCAGCGGCGCTCGCACGAAGAGCGATTGTAGGTCTAAATCGAGACGCTGACGGAGCCTTCCTGACGCTTAGGGCGCCCGGCCGGCGCCGGGCCGCTGGCGCTCGGGGTCACGGGACGGGACACCCCGTCGAGCCCCGGCGGCCGGACGACGCCGGGCGCGACGTAAACAGCCGACCAGCCATGCCCGGAACGCGCGCGGCACCCACCCGCCGGCAGCGCGGACAAGCAGCTCGGGATCGCGGGTGATCCGGAACCCGCGCAAGTGGATCCGGGTGGCCGCCAGCGGGCAGCCCGCTTCGTCGTAGTACCAGGCGAACTGCTTCACGCGCTCCCTCAGCCCGCGCTGGACCGCCGCCAGCGCTTCCGGGTCGTGACGGAGCGCTTCGCGCTCGCGCGCCAGCAGGCCGAGCATCGCGGTCTCGCCGCGGGGCTGGTCGATGCGGTGCAGGGAATCGACCGACAGCCGCAGAACGGCCAGGGGGCGGTCCAGGTAGCCGAGCTGCGCCCACTTGCTGAAGCGGAGGAGGAAGTCCCAGTCCTCCGACGAGGTCCAGGTTTCGTCGAAGCCGCCCGTACGCTTGAAGGCCTCGCGGTGGAGCGTCAGCGCGCTGGGCTTGATGAACACCTCCTGCAGCAGGAAGAGGAACATCTCGCGGCGCGGGAGCACCACCCCCTCGGGGTAGGTAGCGCTCCCGAGCCACCGCCCGAAGAGCGGCGAGGCGCGCATGAATGACGGGACGAACAGGTCGCCGTCGTATTTCTCCAGATCGCTGAACACGGCCTGCACGTCCGGATGGCCCGCCAGGAACCCGACCTCGCGCTTGAGCTTGTCGGGCTTCCAGAGATCGTCGGAATCGAGAAACGAGATCAGCTCGCCCGTCGCCAGCGCCACGCCTGCGTTGCGGGTCGCCGACACCCCGGCGTGCCCGCGCCGGACGTAGCGCACGCGGGCGTCACGCACGCGCCCCAGCCGCTCGGCCGTGCCGTCGATGGAGCCGTCGTCGACTATGAGGATCTCCACGTCCCCGTAGGTCTGGGCCAGGACACTCTCGAGCGCCCGCCCGATGACGTGACTCCGGTTGTAGGTCGGAATGACGACCGAGACCTTCATCGCCCTCACCACGCTGCAGGAGTGATACCAGGGCCGCCCGCGCGGCGTCGCACCCGGTGACGCGGGCCGCGCGGCCTCTCGTTGCCAGTCGATTCGTTCCCTTCAGGAGGGGGCAATGTGCCTCAGGCCATCGCGCGCCTCGTGGTATGAAACCGATTCCCGCGCGGCGCGCGGGCGGGGACACCCTCTGCAAACGTCTGCAGCCTGCCGGATCGGGTCGTCACGTATTTTCGCGCCATTCAGGGTGTGGCACGGATTGTGGACCAGAGCACGTCGGCATGCAGTGCCGACAGGTTCGCCGGATGTTCGTGTTGGCGACGCTGGCGGCCTCGCTCGGCGTGGCCGCGACGCCCGGCGTCGCCGGAGCCCAGGCCAGCGTCGCTGGCGAATGGAAGCTCCTCCCGTACCGGACCCCGATCAACCCGATTCACGTCGGGCTGCTGCGCACCGGCAAGGTCCTCATCGCGTCGGGCTCGGAGAACGACCCGACCCATACGACCTACCGCGCCGCCGTTTGGGACCCGGGCGCGGGCAGCTTCAGCGTCCAGACCATCCCCTGGGACCTCTTCTGCAACGCGATGTCCTTCCTGCCCGACGGCCGTGTCCTCATCACGGGCGGCAGTCTGCAGTACAACCCCTTCCGGGGCCTCAGGACGACGACCATCTTCGATCCCGCGGCCGAGAACTTCATCCAGGTGCAGGACATGGCGCGCGGACGCTGGTATCCGTCCACTGCGGCGCTGAGCGACGGCAAGACCATGACGTTCAGCGGGTGGCTGGAGACGGCCGGCGTACCCAATCAGGCCGTCGAGCTCTACGACGTGCCCACTGGCTGGAGCCCGGAGTTCATGGCACCCTGGACGCCACCGCTCTATCCCTGGCTACACCTCCTGCCCAACGGCAAGGTGTTCTTCTCGGGCAGTGCGCCCGACTCCCGTCTCTTCGATCCGGCGACGAAGACCTGGACCGCCAGCATGGCGCGCACCATCTACGCGCGCGATCGTCGCTACGGCTCATCCGTGCTGCTACCCCTCCGGCCGGAGGAAGGTTACCGGGCGCGCGTCATGATCATGGGCGGCAACAACCCGGCCACCGCCACCGCCGAGATCATCGCTCTCTCGGCGGGGACGCCGGCCTGGCGCGCGCTGCCGCCGATGTCGGCGCCGCGCATCGAGATGAACGCCGTCATCCTGCCGACCGGCAAGATCCTGGCCCTGGGCGGCTCGGCCGTCGACAACGACGCGAGCACCGCGAGCCTGGGCGCCGATCTCTTCGATCCCGCGACCGAGACGTGGTCCTCCGCCGGCCGGGCCGCCGTGCCGCGTCTCTATCATTCGGTCGCCCTGCTCCTCCCCGACGCGACGGTCTGGGTGGCCGGCTCCAACCCATTCCAGGGCGCCTGGGACAACCGGCTGGAGATCTACTCGCCCGCCTATCTGTTCACGACCGACGCCAACGGCAACGTCGTCCGGGCGCCGCGGCCGACGATCACCAGCGTCCCCGCCCGGGTGGGCTACGACGCCTCGTTCCAGGTCCAGACGCCCAATGCCGCAAACATCGCGTCGGTGGCCCTCGTCCGGCCGGGGTCCTCCACTCACGCCTTCGACTTCGACCAGCGCCTGGTCGACCTGAACTTCACGGCGGGCAGCGGCGTCCTCACGGTGACGTCGCCCCCCAACAGCAACATCGCGCCCCCCGGCTACTACATGGTCTTCCTCGTCGACAAGAAGGGGGTGCCCTCGATCGCGAAATTCGTGCAGGTTTCGTTCAACCCGACCAATCAGCCGCCCCGGGGCATGATTCTGAACCCGACCCCGACCACCGACGTCACGATCAAGGCGGGGCAGTCCGTGACGTTCAGCGGAGACGGAACCGATGCGGATGGCAGCGTGGCGACCCTCTCGTGGGTCTTTCCGGGCGGCGCGCCGGCGACCAGCAAGGTGCCCACGCCGGGAGAGGTGACGTTCCCGACCCCAGGCACGTACATCGTCTCGCTGACGGCGACGGACAATCTCGGCGACAACGATCCGAGCCCCCCGACGCGGACGATCACCGTCCAGGCGCCGGTCTTCTCGGCCTCCTTCACCAACCCGCCTGCCGGCGCGACCGTCAACGGCACGCAGACCGTAGCGATGGCCGTGAGCGGCGGGGGCACCCCGAACTTCACCTACAGGCTCAAGATCGACGGCACCGAGGTGTTCACGACGACCACGCCCGACACCAGCGCGACGTACAACTGGAACACCACCACGGTCCCTAATGGCGCCCACACGCTCACGCTGACGGTGACCGACGCGACCGGCCAAACCTCCACCGCCACTCGCACCGTGAGCGTCTCCCAGACCGGCGCGATCACGGTCGCGCTGACCACCCCGACGCCGGGGCAGACGGTCAGCGGGACGACCTGGGTCAATG from Candidatus Methylomirabilota bacterium encodes:
- a CDS encoding galactose oxidase-like domain-containing protein; this translates as MFVLATLAASLGVAATPGVAGAQASVAGEWKLLPYRTPINPIHVGLLRTGKVLIASGSENDPTHTTYRAAVWDPGAGSFSVQTIPWDLFCNAMSFLPDGRVLITGGSLQYNPFRGLRTTTIFDPAAENFIQVQDMARGRWYPSTAALSDGKTMTFSGWLETAGVPNQAVELYDVPTGWSPEFMAPWTPPLYPWLHLLPNGKVFFSGSAPDSRLFDPATKTWTASMARTIYARDRRYGSSVLLPLRPEEGYRARVMIMGGNNPATATAEIIALSAGTPAWRALPPMSAPRIEMNAVILPTGKILALGGSAVDNDASTASLGADLFDPATETWSSAGRAAVPRLYHSVALLLPDATVWVAGSNPFQGAWDNRLEIYSPAYLFTTDANGNVVRAPRPTITSVPARVGYDASFQVQTPNAANIASVALVRPGSSTHAFDFDQRLVDLNFTAGSGVLTVTSPPNSNIAPPGYYMVFLVDKKGVPSIAKFVQVSFNPTNQPPRGMILNPTPTTDVTIKAGQSVTFSGDGTDADGSVATLSWVFPGGAPATSKVPTPGEVTFPTPGTYIVSLTATDNLGDNDPSPPTRTITVQAPVFSASFTNPPAGATVNGTQTVAMAVSGGGTPNFTYRLKIDGTEVFTTTTPDTSATYNWNTTTVPNGAHTLTLTVTDATGQTSTATRTVSVSQTGAITVALTTPTPGQTVSGTTWVNVWVSGAAGPYNFTLKAAGTTLWTESSPDTHVTLPWDTTKTPNGPQTLTVTVQSSIRTGSASVDVTVQNGETGKLTASFTSPPADAIVSDTTTVGMAASGAAPGNITYKLAIDGAVVSVQTIAATSASYAWDTRTYSDAAHTLTLTVTDSAGAVATATRTVTVNNGATGSLTVALTTPRPGETVSGTVWANVWVNPGGT